A region of the candidate division KSB1 bacterium genome:
GATAAACAACAGAAAATCCTTTATGAAAAATCTTTTCTTATTAACAAAACTACGAAAAATAAACTTAAACTAACCGGTGCACTTTTATCTTGCATTTAACCACTACCTGCTACTAGTAATTCCTGACTTAAATGGAATAGTTACAAGAATGGTCGGGGCGAGAGGATTTGAACCTCCGACCCTCTGCTCCCAAAGCAGATGCGCTGCCGGACTGCGCTACGCCCCGATTTTTTCAAAGATCATAATTTATGTTTTAGGTAACTAAATTTCAAACAATTTTGTTCATATTTCTCTTCATTTAATTATTTTATTTTTGATGAACTACCTTTGCTTCAAAATACTCAGATAAATAGGGTTTAATTTTAGTTAAAGCTTTCCCGCGATGGCTGATGTTATTTTTCAATTCAGGCGACATCTCAGCAAAGGATTTTCCATATTCAGGGACAAAAAAAATGGGGTCATAACCAAAACCATCTTTGCCTTGTGGAGAATGAATAATTATTCCTTTGCAAACATCTTCAATGGTAAACTCATGTTCACCATCTACAAAAGCTATAGCGCAGCGAAATTGGGCTCCTCTTCTTTCTATAGGAACATTTTCCATTTCATTCAATAATTTTCGAACATTATCTTCATAACTCGCTGATGTTCCCGCGTAT
Encoded here:
- a CDS encoding XTP/dITP diphosphatase gives rise to the protein MDINLQKIVVATNNEDKLNEIKMLLNNLKLNILSKNDFMDFPEMEETGDSLKANALLKARGTFQATGLPSIADDTGLEVSELNGAPGVYSSRYAGTSASYEDNVRKLLNEMENVPIERRGAQFRCAIAFVDGEHEFTIEDVCKGIIIHSPQGKDGFGYDPIFFVPEYGKSFAEMSPELKNNISHRGKALTKIKPYLSEYFEAKVVHQK